Proteins encoded by one window of Misgurnus anguillicaudatus chromosome 4, ASM2758022v2, whole genome shotgun sequence:
- the glp2r gene encoding glucagon-like peptide 2 receptor encodes MFMVLVQCPEKRLVDRDFLRCGLFMVVYTTQVMGSSLDDLITKRAEYQENCTRALTATFPTGTEIFCNGTFDKFACWPHSSPGIISVPCPPYLPWIKEGTTGNVYMECTVNGTWKTEENSSIVWRNQSECENPHFFKSEEDKVFRQSVLRVISIVGYSLSFSSLSLAVLIMSRLRKLHCTRNYIHMNLFVSFILRATAVITKEVILQVMYSSLPNDEIGWNSYRNSVMFLICKASKVSMEYFVGCNYFWLLVEAVFLHTLLFTAVLARKRLLKTYMIIGWGTPLLFVIPWTVVKALYENKDCWSNNIRWIWWIIRGPITLAVIVVFCIFLKIIKLLLSKLKADQLKFTDYRYSLAKATLVLVPLLGVHEIVFTIIIDESVDGSNRYARNFINLTLSSFQGLIVAVLYCFANGEVQAELKKRWQVFLFSHRFEVHNCFADMHPKYLWKCSQKNPRQAAEQSESNTEGNHIITQGQLMQVCVQSAEDVHCGRNTGLEFYTRKSLSSSDGEMTFGETVEEVIEESEF; translated from the exons GTCATGGGCTCCAGCCTGGATGATCTGATTACTAAACGTGCTGAATATCAGGAGAACTGTACCAGAGCCCTGACAGCTACCTTTCCTACTGGAACCG AGATTTTCTGCAATGGAACATTTGACAAGTTTGCCTGTTGGCCACATTCATCTCCTGGGATCATATCTGTACCCTGTCCTCCCTATTTACCATGGATCAAAGAAG GCACTACTGGAAATGTGTACATGGAATGTACGGTCAACGGGACCTGGAAAACCGAGGAGAATTCCAGCATTGTATGGAGAAATCAGTCAGAATGTGAAAACCCTCATTTCTTTAAGTCTGAG GAAGACAAAGTATTTCGTCAGTCTGTGTTGAGAGTAATATCCATCGTCGGATACTCGCTGTCCTTTTCTTCCCTTTCATTGGCTGTTTTGATAATGAGTCGTCTGAG GAAGCTACACTGTACGAGGAACTACATCCACATGAACCTCTTTGTATCATTCATACTTAGAGCAACAGCAGTCATTACTAAAGAGGTTATATTACAAGTAATGTATTCAAGTCTGCCTAATGATGAAATTGGATGGAACAGCTACAGAAATTCAGtg ATGTTTTTGATCTGCAAGGCCTCAAAGGTATCCATGGAATATTTTGTGGGATGTAATTACTTCTGGCTTTTGGTGGAGGCAGTGTTTCTGCACACGCTTCTGTTCACCGCAGTGCTGGCCAGGAAAAGACTTCTCAAGACATACATGATTATAGGATGGG GCACCCCGTTATTATTTGTGATACCCTGGACTGTTGTCAAAGCTTTGTATGAAAATAAAGA ctGTTGGTCCAATAACATCAGGTGGATCTGGTGGATAATCAGAGGTCCAATAACATTAGCAGTGATT gttgttttttgcatttttcttaaaatcatcAAACTTTTGCTGTCAAAGTTAAAAGCTGACCAGTTGAAATTCACTGACTACAGAT ACAGTTTAGCCAAAGCAACACTTGTGTTGGTTCCTCTGCTCGGTGTCCATGAGATCGTCTTTACCATAATCATTGATGAATCGGTTGACGGAAGCAACCGCTATGCTCGAAACTTCATCAATCTAACCCTGAGCTCTTTCCAG GGTCTCATAGTTGCAGTGCTGTATTGTTTTGCTAATGGAGAG GTCCAGGCTGAGCTAAAAAAGAGGTGGCAGGTGTTTCTTTTTTCCCACCGCTTTGAGGTCCACAACTGCTTTGCCGACATGCATCCCAAATATTTGTGGAAGTGTTCACAGAAGAATCCCAGACAGGCGGCAGAACAGAGTGAATCCAATACAGAAGGAAACCACATCATCACCCAGGGACAACTAATGCAAGTGTGTGTCCAATCAGCTGAAGATGTCCATTGTGGACGAAATACAGGCCTGGAGTTTTACACCAGAAAGAGTCTGTCCAGCAGTGATGGGGAAATGACTTTCGGAGAAACAGTCGAGGAAGTCATAGAGGAGAGTGAGTTTTAA